In a genomic window of Hyphomicrobiales bacterium:
- a CDS encoding ABC transporter ATP-binding protein, translated as MTSKNSELRLENLAMHFGGVHVFENVSMQIPQGQVTACIGPNGAGKTTLINIICGVLTAPEGRIFLDDEPLHSTPPHKMVERGICRTFQDVRIFPSLTAIENVLIAIPDQRGERPHELFLPGRGVGAEERRHRQEASALLAMVAMENVADRPAGELPFGQQKLLSLVRAVATDARILLLDEPAAGVEMELIPRITTLVRRLVTEEGRGALLVEHNVDVVREIADQVVVLQGGGVIASGACDQVLSDERVIKEYLGRLYNA; from the coding sequence ATGACTTCCAAGAATAGCGAGTTACGCCTTGAAAACCTGGCGATGCATTTCGGCGGGGTTCACGTTTTCGAGAACGTCTCGATGCAGATCCCGCAGGGGCAGGTGACCGCGTGCATTGGTCCCAACGGCGCAGGCAAGACGACGCTGATCAATATCATCTGCGGCGTGCTCACCGCTCCCGAAGGCCGCATATTTCTCGATGACGAGCCACTGCACAGTACACCCCCGCACAAGATGGTGGAGCGTGGCATCTGCCGTACCTTTCAGGACGTGCGGATCTTCCCTTCGCTTACGGCGATCGAGAACGTCCTGATCGCCATCCCGGATCAGCGCGGCGAACGGCCGCATGAACTCTTCCTTCCTGGGCGAGGAGTTGGCGCCGAGGAGCGGCGGCATCGCCAAGAAGCCAGCGCACTTCTCGCCATGGTGGCCATGGAGAATGTGGCCGATCGGCCCGCCGGTGAGCTGCCGTTTGGCCAGCAGAAGCTGCTGTCGCTGGTGCGAGCGGTTGCGACGGACGCCCGCATTCTCCTGCTCGACGAGCCGGCGGCCGGAGTCGAGATGGAACTCATTCCGCGAATCACAACGCTCGTTCGCCGCCTCGTGACGGAGGAAGGTCGTGGCGCGCTTCTGGTCGAGCACAATGTTGACGTTGTGCGTGAGATCGCCGACCAGGTCGTCGTTCTGCAGGGTGGCGGTGTGATCGCTTCCGGTGCCTGCGATCAGGTGTTGAGCGACGAGCGAGTTATCAAGGAATACCTTGGGCGGCTATACAATGCTTGA